One genomic window of Pecten maximus chromosome 3, xPecMax1.1, whole genome shotgun sequence includes the following:
- the LOC117324332 gene encoding DNA repair protein RAD51 homolog 2-like isoform X2, with protein MSSKRLRRVGLSKEVLDCLSKNSIYSCKDLLSKTKLELLKFLGLGIFKVDEVVQLCSKACAPKPQTCLELWNKRKEKGCHFFQTSLPDLDNVLHGGIPTGTITEISGPAGCGKTQFCLMLTVQCTLPLELGGLAGNVLYIDTESAFSAERLVEIAQAKHPDLFVGDKLVELTSQVFVDTQQTCASLMERLQTIEEEIIQKRVKLVIVDSMASLVRKEYSTSLGRNLTDRTNFLSQQAALLKYIAETFSIPVVVTNQITTRYDRQDDVSRPAVQLDGETGYVTTALGNTWSHSVNTRLILQYHTDLERQIMVAKSPIAPFTIFTYTIQQAGLVQKEGGAGHYSGTDPGKQKIQVKSALRMEDRNTGPFQG; from the exons ATGTCATCAAAAAGGTTACGAAGAGTCGGTCTGAGCAAAGAGGTTTTGGATTGTCTGTCAAAAAATAGCATTTACTCCTGCAAG GACCTGCTATCCAAAACAAAGTTGGAACTCCTGAAATTCCTTGGTCTCGGTATATTTAAAGTGGACGAGGTAGTGCAGCTATGCAGTAAAGCTTGTGCTCCAAAACCTCAGACA TGTTTAGAATTATGGAACAAGAGAAAGGAGAAGGGTTGTCATTTCTTTCAGACCTCCCTCCCTGACTTGGACAATGTTCTCCATGGAGGGATACCAACAGGCACTATCACAGAA ATATCTGGTCCAGCTGGATGTGGTAAGACCCAGTTCTGTCTGATGTTgactgtacaatgtacactccCCTTGGAGCTAGGGGGATTGGCTGGTAATGTCTTATACATTGATACAGAGTCAGCATTTAGTGCTGAAAG GCTTGTGGAGATTGCCCAGGCAAAACATCCTGATCTGTTTGTGGGAGACAAGCTGGTTGAACTAACCAGTcaagtgtttgtagatacacaGCAGACTTGTGCTAGTCTCATGgagag GCTCCAGACAATTGAGGAGGAGATCATACAAAAGCGGGTGAAGCTAGTCATTGTAGACTCCATGGCATCCCTGGTGAGGAAGGAGTATAGCACATCTCTTGGGCGCAACCTTACAGATCGCACCAACTTCCTGTCTCAGCAGGCTGCACTACTCAAATATATTGCAGAGACCTTctctatacct GTGGTTGTTACCAATCAAATCACAACAAGATATGACAGACAGGATGATGTGTCTCGTCCAG cGGTTCAACTGGATGGTGAGACTGGGTATGTAACCACAGCCTTAGGAAACACCTGGAGTCATAGTGTTAACACGAGGCTCATCCTCCAATACCACACAGACCTGGAGAGACAG ATAATGGTTGCCAAATCCCCTATTGCCCCATTCACCATATTTACCTACACCATTCAACAAGCTGGCCTTGTTCAGAAAG AGGGTGGGGCCGGTCATTATTCAGGGACAGACCCAGGGAAACAGAAAATCCAGGTCAAGTCAGCACTAAGGATGGAGGACAGAAATACAGGACCATTTCAGGGATGA
- the LOC117324332 gene encoding DNA repair protein RAD51 homolog 2-like isoform X1, translating into MSSKRLRRVGLSKEVLDCLSKNSIYSCKDLLSKTKLELLKFLGLGIFKVDEVVQLCSKACAPKPQTCLELWNKRKEKGCHFFQTSLPDLDNVLHGGIPTGTITEISGPAGCGKTQFCLMLTVQCTLPLELGGLAGNVLYIDTESAFSAERLVEIAQAKHPDLFVGDKLVELTSQVFVDTQQTCASLMERLQTIEEEIIQKRVKLVIVDSMASLVRKEYSTSLGRNLTDRTNFLSQQAALLKYIAETFSIPVVVTNQITTRYDRQDDVSRPGETSAVQLDGETGYVTTALGNTWSHSVNTRLILQYHTDLERQIMVAKSPIAPFTIFTYTIQQAGLVQKEGGAGHYSGTDPGKQKIQVKSALRMEDRNTGPFQG; encoded by the exons ATGTCATCAAAAAGGTTACGAAGAGTCGGTCTGAGCAAAGAGGTTTTGGATTGTCTGTCAAAAAATAGCATTTACTCCTGCAAG GACCTGCTATCCAAAACAAAGTTGGAACTCCTGAAATTCCTTGGTCTCGGTATATTTAAAGTGGACGAGGTAGTGCAGCTATGCAGTAAAGCTTGTGCTCCAAAACCTCAGACA TGTTTAGAATTATGGAACAAGAGAAAGGAGAAGGGTTGTCATTTCTTTCAGACCTCCCTCCCTGACTTGGACAATGTTCTCCATGGAGGGATACCAACAGGCACTATCACAGAA ATATCTGGTCCAGCTGGATGTGGTAAGACCCAGTTCTGTCTGATGTTgactgtacaatgtacactccCCTTGGAGCTAGGGGGATTGGCTGGTAATGTCTTATACATTGATACAGAGTCAGCATTTAGTGCTGAAAG GCTTGTGGAGATTGCCCAGGCAAAACATCCTGATCTGTTTGTGGGAGACAAGCTGGTTGAACTAACCAGTcaagtgtttgtagatacacaGCAGACTTGTGCTAGTCTCATGgagag GCTCCAGACAATTGAGGAGGAGATCATACAAAAGCGGGTGAAGCTAGTCATTGTAGACTCCATGGCATCCCTGGTGAGGAAGGAGTATAGCACATCTCTTGGGCGCAACCTTACAGATCGCACCAACTTCCTGTCTCAGCAGGCTGCACTACTCAAATATATTGCAGAGACCTTctctatacct GTGGTTGTTACCAATCAAATCACAACAAGATATGACAGACAGGATGATGTGTCTCGTCCAGGTGAGACCTCTG cGGTTCAACTGGATGGTGAGACTGGGTATGTAACCACAGCCTTAGGAAACACCTGGAGTCATAGTGTTAACACGAGGCTCATCCTCCAATACCACACAGACCTGGAGAGACAG ATAATGGTTGCCAAATCCCCTATTGCCCCATTCACCATATTTACCTACACCATTCAACAAGCTGGCCTTGTTCAGAAAG AGGGTGGGGCCGGTCATTATTCAGGGACAGACCCAGGGAAACAGAAAATCCAGGTCAAGTCAGCACTAAGGATGGAGGACAGAAATACAGGACCATTTCAGGGATGA